ataaaatatgattataaaCGTTGTAATTCATATATAACTTTTTTTGGATagcaatattaattaattttgtttatacttaaagtgaaaagtaatatttttcattgtcGAATTGGATCGaaaatctgtatcacaaaaCTGATATGAAAGATGATCTCATAAGAAGTTTTtgtgtaaataaaatatgattataatCGTTGTAAttcacatataatttttttcgatATCAATATTAGTTTCGCGgcaattataattaatttagttCATGTTTTTTTGTGTTCGGATGGAAGGATTTAGATTTAAAGGTTAATTTGAAATGactttttattgaaattaatttaaaatatattacaatGACTCAAACAATAACAAttttatgatttgaaatttattgtcAAATAGTATTatgtatttcattttcattttctcgGAAGAAAAGTCATAGAATgacattaaataaatataatttcaaatttctcaattcaaataaattattattataaaaaatatatatgttaaaaattatttaagaacAACTGTgtgaattttagtttttttttttttattttaaaataatatttgaacatgcaaattaaaagaAAGAGCTATAATAGTGAtctaaattaattcaataaacTCTTGCAAGGGACAAAATGGTCAGGTGACGAATACAATACAGTCGGATCCAACCATACCCGTGATGTTGCCCCAATTATTCAAATTTCCGGATCCTGAAGCTCCTTTCCCTCTCTCTCTCCCAAAAACTGAAAATACTGTGCTACGCACCACAGTCCAAATTTCCATTCTCTCGCGTTTCAAATAATCGATTCTTCAGTTCTCGGCTTTTTCTGAATCCAGTCACTGTCTCTATGCCCTCGGATACTTTGTTGATTCTCGAGCTGAAGTGATTTCTGCACTCGTGTTGCGTGGAGGAAGGCCAGAAATGGAGGAAGAAATGGTGGAGGATGCTGCGAATGATGATATGGTGGAGTACAGTTTCACGGCGTATGAGATTGACCTCGACTATGAGTATGATGCCGCTCGCTTCTTCGACTTCTGCCGAGCCGAGTCGAGTCTGGAGGCGCGCCAAGCTGAAGTCTGGTTCGACTTCGCCGGAAGCTATCCTCCTTCTCGTAACGTTCTTCTTTGTCTCCGCACCAAATTTTTGCTTTTCAAGTCTGACGAGATGTGCTCGGTTCTTTTTTTATGGTTCACACCTCGCGCTGGAAATGgaatttttcggttttcatctattttttttcctaaaaataattaattaattcggaGTATGAGGCACTGGCCTCGGCGTGACACTGTTGTATAGGGTTAATTGTTTGTTTTGTGATGAAGTCCGTGAACCTCAGAGCGGCATTTTCATCAGCTTGTGATACTGTAATCTGgacttttaattaatttttaaactttcTCGGTGTATGACAATTAGAAGATTTTGGAGAGTCTTTTCTATCTGTTTTAGCTATAGAATGCTTGCTATGTTATGTGTTAAGTCGAAATTAACTAACCTTTGGCAGTTTTCTTTTGCAGCTTTTGTGGCAAGGTTGGTACCTAGAGATGAAATGTCGATGGAAGATATTAGTATCTCCCCCGGTGCTAAAGATGTCGAGAACATGCACTATTCTGAGGGTGACTCTGATATTGAGGGGGTGCATGAAACTTCTGTTGTGTACATGAACTACCGAGGTTCGTTTAATCATGTGTTCATCAGACATATATTGTTTGCAACAAGAATTACGTTAATAAAACTAATATAGAACCTTGTGCATCTATTAGCTGACTCTTTGTAATGTGGATTAAAGTTTACCTCCAGTGCATACTAATGAGATTCCAAATTCATAGGTTCCTGCCTACAGTTAAACCTTTTTTAGGTGACTAGACGGAAAATTGGTAGTTTTCTAATTCTAGCtgcgattttttttattattaatttccgATACACTTGGTGTAATAATTTATCCTTTGTACAATTGTAAAAGTAGCTCAGCATAAGGAATTTCAGTATCTCTGTTAACCAAGAATCACAAATGTATCTGTATATACCACCATGTGATGAGACTGCGTGCTTCTTCCTTTTGATTCAACTTTTATGTGGCATCCACCTAATTTCGAGACCTGCTTAGTTCAAATCTACCAGTTCCATGGCTGCTCAAATGTACCATTTCCATGGCTGCTATAGATTTTTCAACTTGATTGTAACAGGAAAACCTTACTCCTTTTTTCATATCAAAGTTCACCCTAAGCTCACAAAGAGGTTAAGATTTGTAAGGTGTAAGCCGGAGTGCACCTCATATTCTGATATAGGGGATAGAGCTGCAACTTAAACAGATCAAGGAGATCGATACATTATGTTGCTACTCTGTAATCTATTACAATGTGAACATTTAAGCAAAAGATGATTGGGGGGGAATGGGATTTAAGAGTGTAAAATGGCCTGAAAGTTCAGTGTTGGAGATGCCTCGCAGTATTGTTTTTTTGCTCTGTTGTGCTTGATGTAAAGTTACATGCTTGCATATGTAGATCTAGCCAAATCATGTGGTGAGGTATGTTGCCCTCTTGATCATCTCCTTTGGAATATGTTTAATTATGTATCCCTTCATATTGCCAAGGAAGAAGATTTGCATCAGCTTGCTATGGCTTTTTATCTGCTTAGAAAACAAGATTTTCATGCACCTGtctttaattatataatttgcaACATGAAGAGTGTTTTAGTTAAAATAGAAGATGTGGTATATTCTCCTCGTTCTAGCATAAAAGGATGGACTGGATAGTGAGTTTTTTTTTGgttacttcttttttttttcattcagaTGACAAGACTCTGTCGTTCAATTAATTATATCTTGATATTGATGTTATTTTGTTGACACTTTAATATAACTTCATCATCTAGATGTTGAAGGGCAAAAAAATGGAAACTGCACCACTCTACAAGTTGGTAGCGATCAGAAGTTTCAGGATCCACACAAAAACTTACCCTCAGGTCTTCTTTCTGCCttgtttttcattttaataGAAAaagtctcaattttattttctgttgTTCTTCTAGTATTTTAcccatgtttttttttctcgCAATTTAGCTCCAAATGAATTGGTTATCCTCTCTAAATGAAGAATCTCGGAAGATCCCCTTGCATACATGGTTTAGACTTTTGTTTTCTGTCATTGACATACTTTTCGATGTCTTCTCGTAATGCTATATGTCTGCAGGATTAACCTTTTATAATCACATGGTGGACAATAGTACATCAAAAACTGAAACCAAGTTGCCGAAGAAGCCATCTTTCCCAAGGACTTCAACTCTTATGAAGCCAACGGCAAGCCAATTGGCCAAgcaaaatggtcctttcctgaCTGGTTATCCTAGGTGATGATGATTCCTCATTAatgcaaaaataaattaatgtctCCAGACTCACAGCACTTTCAGTTTCAGTATTTTGTTTTGTGTTGCCAAGTAGAACTGCATTTTGCTACGTTGTTTGACCTTAAAGATAATCAGATCATTCAAATGTTGAACAATTGTCGGTCATAGGAATCCATCACTCAGGGGCATTTCATGTGTCATGATTGgttgatgatatatttttttggttcaAATTCCAGGTCAAACGCATCATTCATGGAGAAAATGTCCAAAAGCTTAGGTAGCACATCTATGGTTGAGAATCAAGCTGCAAAAAGACAAAAGCTTGAGAACGGTCTTCTTCGCAAGGTATGGATAAATTTCTTGTTAGATAGCTAgttcagtttttttttcttcacttGCTTTTTACTGCTCTTTTTTTAAAGATGGATACCTTGATGTCCTGTTATCGAAAGTAATATGAATTTTCAtgcaaaagttttaaaattttgcctCTTTTGCGTGAATGTTAATTGGTATTTGGTAACTATTATTTTAAAAGGTGCAAATGGATTTTTCTGGGAATATCGAACATCCACATTATTTTACttagatttaaattattttagctTCTGTTGGTGACAGAATCTTCCCCTTCGAATACTTCATCTGTATCGATTTCTCGTCTGTCTTGTTTCTGCCAAAGCTGACGCAGTTTAGGCTACTTTGTCTGCTTGATAAGTTCACAAACAGCGTAGTGACTgtatgaaattatttatttctttttaaggCTTCTGAAACTTTATCACCTTTCATTATAGGTCGTGGATACAATGCAGCTGCAGCAAACTAGTTATGTCCATAAGGCACCAAATCGGGTTTGTTAAATGTAtttgaaagaataaaataacTGCAGAAAGTACATTGTGCAGCATCATGTCTGCTGTTATCTTCTTGATCTATGAACTGTTGATATATGAAATGAACTTAGGGCCTACAATTGAATTGCGGCAAAGATGTGGATCTAAGttcttttaaatgatttgacaGGATGGATTACCAGTGGGAAACAGAACTCATTCTAAAGGCAGAAACACAATTCCTAGAGACCCAGATCTTGAGACGGCACGAAGGGCTCTAAGAACGAGGTTGGTTTGGTCAATTCATGCAGCATTTGTATTCTTAAGTTTCTATGCGCTAAGGTGCCGTAGAGTGAGATTTTACTCTAATGGGGTTTTGAGAGTCCTGCTCGATGGTTGAGTTTCAGGTCAAAACATAATAAAGAAGCCGAAAATGGGCCAACATATTTTCCTAGATTCAAAGCTCTTCCTCTAAACAGAAAAGTTGGTATCTTTATTATCTTCCATAAGGGTCGGCCAGTTTCAGATTATAAAATGATGATCAGATCCATATCTTACATTTTCAGATTCTCGAGGCACCTTCGCTTCTTCCAAAGAGAAACTCTCCTTGTCTTACAGATTTTCAAGTGAGTTGTAAAAACAGAGTTCTGTTCAGCATTTTCTTGTCAAGGTGTTTATGTATAATTGAACTGACACGCATATGTGGATGTTGAATTTTCCTTGCGACTTACATTTAGGAATTTAACTTGAAAACGTCAGAGAGGGCTATGCTCCACAGCCCAGCAGTTCCAAAATCAACAGTCACGTGCCAACAATCTGCGAAGGTTGCTAAAATTAATGCAGTCAATTTATTAATGCTATCGACttatcaatatcaatatgctTTTCGTTGTTCTTTGAGGTTTTCGTATTGATTAGGGTAGACTTATCCTAAATCTAGTACGATGCACAAACATCAATTTTAGTTGAGATTAGGCGATGTTCATTTCTGTCTAATTGTTGCAGGCCTCACATAGATATACAGTGACCTCAGAGCGTGGAAACCGAGAACTTTCTAGGTAGTACGATGGGATTTTTAGTTTTGTTCTAtttatgccatggactcttttACCCTGCGACATGATCATCACCGTGACTTACTTTCCTAGTTCTTGATATGATATTCAGTGATTATTTTATATGGTGGAAGTGACTGTTCAACATTTTTTCACTCTTGTTGATCATTTTCGTAGGTTAGGCTTGTTTCTTATGGTTATTCATGGGCATTGTCATCGTATTCTTATTAACCAGTGCACACTGTTTTCTTCATCAGAATGCCTGTTTGTCAGATCTTTTgatgttttaatgtttttacTACTTTTGACGTTTGTTTCGGTATTTCAAATGTTTCGTGGCCACCTTTACCCTTTTTTTCACAATAAATGTTTGTGCTTTACTTTTCAGACTCAGCCTTATGAATGCTTCAAAGCCAGAGGCTTGTGGGTCATCCCATGGCTTAAAAGCTCTTTCCCTTAACAAGAAGGTAATGCCTTAGGAAAAAAATGTTAAACCTGTATATTTTTGTAAGCACTAAGGGTttattcatattattatttcGGTCTTAGATATTGAGAAGCAAGGAGGATAGTGGAATTTTCCACAATCGTAAGAAGGAATCAAATGTGCATTCGGTAATTACCATGAAATTCCTGTTCTAGATGTAAGTGATGTGTAAAAGTGGAATAACTTGCCTTGCCTACATCACAGGAGTTCAATTTTCCCACAGACAAGAGCTGTCATCATAATCCTCCAATCGATCTATTCAGCAAGGTGAGCTTATGAATAACTATCTGCTTGGTTTCCACTCATCCAGCTCTTTACCACTGCTTCATTAGAACTGTTTTCAAGATGCATTAATGAATTGCTGCTCTGAATTGCTAGACTGTCAGTCCACATCTCCTGCTCTCATTCTTCAGTAATTCATATTACTGCaaagtaattttaatttaatcaacCAATTGAATCATGGAAGAAACGTGCGTTATGACTTCACAGTTTTCTTTTTGCAAACAGCTCTCTCTTGCACCTGAAACACAACCGAGTACCATTCTTGTGTCCCAACTGGCTCGGTCTACCAGCATATCAACCAAGGTTCCTTGATGTCTTTTTATCATGTTAAGAAAAAACacgattttgatatttttttatgaagaaATTGATTTGTTAACAGGGTTCAAAAGAGAACAGATGGATGGGGTTGCTTCCAGCAAGGAAATGAGGTAATATATGGCCCCTTATAGCTTCACTTAAAAGTGTCATATTCAGTTCTTATGCTTTTGACTTTTGGCTTTCACTTGACTAATTATATAATTCGGCACAGAGTTGTCTTCCTGTTAAACAATGACAGATTAAACAACTATCAAAACTAGAACcagtgttctaaatggcggTCGACTAAGAAGCCGCCTCGACCACCCTCGCCTTTGTCTAAAGCAGTCTCTATAGGCGGTCCGAGGCTATACGACGGGCGAGCAGGTGGTCTCGAAATACTCAACCATATTATAATAGCAATTTTGATTACCACACAAATGCTAATATTCGGCATAGGACCATTTTTGACTTTGGATCATTCAGCAATATAATCCTTTttattctttaatattttttagaaaagaaCGGTATAACTGGGCTATCTTGTTCGATGTTCAATAAAGTACGTTGCAGTTACCTCAATTTGCCATTGTTCTATGGACTAACGGTTTTGTGCTCTTATGAAACACACAGTTTGAAATGGATAATGATACACTAAGATAATTATAGTAATGACCATATTCGTTGTGACaatttttcctttcgttgattTACATCTTCCAATTCTTAACCTATCAATGAAATGAGGATCCACAATATTTTGTGACCATACATTTCCCCTACGTGTTTCATCTTTTATTGCTCTGATTAGATATTTGACGCCTTTGTCTTGCTTTGCTTATTTCTCGGCTTCATTATCCTTGTCAACTGAGTTGTTTCCATTAGCTGAACCATACGACGAGGGCATATTCTTGGTCCATCGTCTTATATCATACGTCTTTTTCACTGGTTTCTTCTCCCTCCCTACTTTTCTCTTTGTTATGGCGATGGCCAGGTCGTTAGGGAACAATGTTTTCCATACCAAAGCATGAAGAATAGTTGAAAAGAACAATATAAACACCATTGTTGATGACAGGAATGAAAGTGTCAAAGCTAGTCCTTGGCTTATTACAGAAGGGACTTGTTCTGCATATTTGATTGTTGCTATTGAAGCCGTTGTCATTGGAAAGGTGTAGGACCACCATGCCACTGAAAACCTGTCAATACCATAAGATaatagaaatatatataattgtcaCATCATAATTCAGAAGTATAATGTTGAGGCTAGATTGTTATAATTTGATAAATTGCATCAATTAATTAGCCCTTTAAGATTATAccgaattaaataaacaatttctGATGCATTAACCTACTATTAAccaatttctaattttttgattaaatttaGAAGTCTGTCTTTCTGATGgcaattttaaatgtcaatctACCGACGTCGTTAACAAaactcaattataataaatttttgtaaGATTTATTTGATTACCTGAATCCCCTGAAAAAGTTGATTCTCACAATCAGTGAGCAATAGAGAAACAAAGCGATGAAGTAACAAGTCCTGGCCAAGCAATCAAATTCACCATAAATTGCACTCCATGCAATGCTTGCTGCGGCTGGAGTAGCAATGAACATAGAATAAACAGGGTGCAGCTCCTTAGGCAACACTTCACTTGTAGGTAATCTTTGATACAAAGTCACAAACACAACAAGATAATGTGCGAACCCTATAGCCCACAAGAACTTCCCTGCCTCCTCCCACCCCACTTTGGCTGCCAAAATCGCCCCAACGAAGTTGCCCACAACCGAAAGATGTGAAGAAGGATTTGCAACTTTACACAGACGACGTTTCCCCCCTGAAAGCCATTGTCCGTATATTTTCAGGTCAAGAAATACGATAGGTGCAACGAACACGCACCAGATGACGGGATGCAGTATGTTTGGTGCCACAACGGGTGGAGCACCGATGGCTAAGAACATGCATGCGATCCAAGGAGCGAAGAAGAAGTTGACTCGGACAGGATGGAAGTATTCTCTTTTCACAGCTTCGAAATAGAATATGCATTTTAGTGTGTACGTGATGAATACTAGAAGAAGCACAAATAAGGCTAATAACCAGATTGATAAGTTGATCAAGGGTGAAATGTGAAGGAATTTGGTGGCTGGACTTGTGGATAGAGAAAGCCAAAGAATGGCCTGGCTGCTTAAGCCCAGACATATACCAAAGCAGCCGATAGGGAACCGTAGGAGGAAGGGCCATTTTTCATCCTTGGGTAGAAGTATGTCCTCGGATTCCTGCAaaagaagtgtgttaaaaattattacaagtaaACTAAAACTTTTGGCAAAAATTTCAATgcatcataaaaaattatataacttAACATATACAACAAAACATAGGCAATAATCTTGTCCCTTTGGCGCAAGTTTTTGTATGAAATGAGACTAAAAAAACTACACGTGGAAGAATTTCGTTTGGGAAACTAGGATGACCAAAGTTGATCTTTTTTTCGTTTCTTCCTTTATATCTGCAAAGTTGGATGAAAGGGTTGTCACTTGTCAACCAGAAAAATATGTTAGTCAAAGGTTTCAGACAGAACTAGGAACGACTGATTCTATGTGTATAATCGAATTAGATATGCCATTGTCTCTTCCGAAGAAATAAAAAACAGACGCACAATTATGTATATACACCTTGATTTGGTCTAATTCAGGTCCCGTAAGAGCGGCAAAGTATCTTCCAGCGGGCACTGTTTCCTCAACAGATTCATCAATCCCACCTAATCCATCACTTTGCTCAACGTTAGTCCCACTGTCCCTTCTAAATGGCAACCTCGAATTCTGCCTAACGATACCAGATCTTGTTCTGAAAATATTGAAGTcccctttctttctttctgcacAACCAAATCCTCCAAAACTATTCCCACTTCTTGCCAATGATTGCCTATCCTTTTGCTCTCTGTTGAAAGCCGAAAAACCGGTTTCCAGGGAAACTTGCCTGCTGAAACTCCGGTATGGCCTCTTCCATTCTCGAATTTTGATTGGTTTGTTGaactgtttttcttcttttgcaTACCCTGTTTTTACTGTATTATTTTGTTGATGTTCTTGCTCTT
This genomic window from Primulina huaijiensis isolate GDHJ02 chromosome 7, ASM1229523v2, whole genome shotgun sequence contains:
- the LOC140980485 gene encoding protein TPX2-like isoform X2 → MEEEMVEDAANDDMVEYSFTAYEIDLDYEYDAARFFDFCRAESSLEARQAEVWFDFAGSYPPSPFVARLVPRDEMSMEDISISPGAKDVENMHYSEGDSDIEGVHETSVVYMNYRGQKNGNCTTLQVGSDQKFQDPHKNLPSGLTFYNHMVDNSTSKTETKLPKKPSFPRTSTLMKPTASQLAKQNGPFLTGYPRSNASFMEKMSKSLGSTSMVENQAAKRQKLENGLLRKVVDTMQLQQTSYVHKAPNRDGLPVGNRTHSKGRNTIPRDPDLETARRALRTRSKHNKEAENGPTYFPRFKALPLNRKILEAPSLLPKRNSPCLTDFQEFNLKTSERAMLHSPAVPKSTVTCQQSAKASHRYTVTSERGNRELSRLSLMNASKPEACGSSHGLKALSLNKKILRSKEDSGIFHNRKKESNVHSEFNFPTDKSCHHNPPIDLFSKLSLAPETQPSTILVSQLARSTSISTKGSKENRWMGLLPARK
- the LOC140980484 gene encoding guard cell S-type anion channel SLAC1, with translation MVNMEMVSTFPRSPDEQFVDIHEVPEEEEEQQEEQEHQQNNTVKTGYAKEEKQFNKPIKIREWKRPYRSFSRQVSLETGFSAFNREQKDRQSLARSGNSFGGFGCAERKKGDFNIFRTRSGIVRQNSRLPFRRDSGTNVEQSDGLGGIDESVEETVPAGRYFAALTGPELDQIKESEDILLPKDEKWPFLLRFPIGCFGICLGLSSQAILWLSLSTSPATKFLHISPLINLSIWLLALFVLLLVFITYTLKCIFYFEAVKREYFHPVRVNFFFAPWIACMFLAIGAPPVVAPNILHPVIWCVFVAPIVFLDLKIYGQWLSGGKRRLCKVANPSSHLSVVGNFVGAILAAKVGWEEAGKFLWAIGFAHYLVVFVTLYQRLPTSEVLPKELHPVYSMFIATPAAASIAWSAIYGEFDCLARTCYFIALFLYCSLIVRINFFRGFRFSVAWWSYTFPMTTASIATIKYAEQVPSVISQGLALTLSFLSSTMVFILFFSTILHALVWKTLFPNDLAIAITKRKVGREKKPVKKTYDIRRWTKNMPSSYGSANGNNSVDKDNEAEK
- the LOC140980485 gene encoding uncharacterized protein isoform X3 encodes the protein MMPLASSTSAEPSRVWRRAKLKSGSTSPEAILLLFSFAAFVARLVPRDEMSMEDISISPGAKDVENMHYSEGDSDIEGVHETSVVYMNYRDVEGQKNGNCTTLQVGSDQKFQDPHKNLPSGLTFYNHMVDNSTSKTETKLPKKPSFPRTSTLMKPTASQLAKQNGPFLTGYPRSNASFMEKMSKSLGSTSMVENQAAKRQKLENGLLRKVVDTMQLQQTSYVHKAPNRDGLPVGNRTHSKGRNTIPRDPDLETARRALRTRSKHNKEAENGPTYFPRFKALPLNRKILEAPSLLPKRNSPCLTDFQEFNLKTSERAMLHSPAVPKSTVTCQQSAKASHRYTVTSERGNRELSRLSLMNASKPEACGSSHGLKALSLNKKILRSKEDSGIFHNRKKESNVHSEFNFPTDKSCHHNPPIDLFSKLSLAPETQPSTILVSQLARSTSISTKGSKENRWMGLLPARK
- the LOC140980485 gene encoding protein TPX2-like isoform X4, whose amino-acid sequence is MEEEMVEDAANDDMVEYSFTAYEIDLDYEYDAARFFDFCRAESSLEARQAEVWFDFAGSYPPSPFVARLVPRDEMSMEDISISPGAKDVENMHYSEGDSDIEGVHETSVVYMNYRGLTFYNHMVDNSTSKTETKLPKKPSFPRTSTLMKPTASQLAKQNGPFLTGYPRSNASFMEKMSKSLGSTSMVENQAAKRQKLENGLLRKVVDTMQLQQTSYVHKAPNRDGLPVGNRTHSKGRNTIPRDPDLETARRALRTRSKHNKEAENGPTYFPRFKALPLNRKILEAPSLLPKRNSPCLTDFQEFNLKTSERAMLHSPAVPKSTVTCQQSAKASHRYTVTSERGNRELSRLSLMNASKPEACGSSHGLKALSLNKKILRSKEDSGIFHNRKKESNVHSEFNFPTDKSCHHNPPIDLFSKLSLAPETQPSTILVSQLARSTSISTKGSKENRWMGLLPARK
- the LOC140980485 gene encoding protein TPX2-like isoform X1 codes for the protein MEEEMVEDAANDDMVEYSFTAYEIDLDYEYDAARFFDFCRAESSLEARQAEVWFDFAGSYPPSPFVARLVPRDEMSMEDISISPGAKDVENMHYSEGDSDIEGVHETSVVYMNYRDVEGQKNGNCTTLQVGSDQKFQDPHKNLPSGLTFYNHMVDNSTSKTETKLPKKPSFPRTSTLMKPTASQLAKQNGPFLTGYPRSNASFMEKMSKSLGSTSMVENQAAKRQKLENGLLRKVVDTMQLQQTSYVHKAPNRDGLPVGNRTHSKGRNTIPRDPDLETARRALRTRSKHNKEAENGPTYFPRFKALPLNRKILEAPSLLPKRNSPCLTDFQEFNLKTSERAMLHSPAVPKSTVTCQQSAKASHRYTVTSERGNRELSRLSLMNASKPEACGSSHGLKALSLNKKILRSKEDSGIFHNRKKESNVHSEFNFPTDKSCHHNPPIDLFSKLSLAPETQPSTILVSQLARSTSISTKGSKENRWMGLLPARK